TCTTGTCGAAGCGGCCACGGTTCGTGCTGGTGCCGAAGTGGCCGATCTCGAAGGTCACGAACGTGTGGGTCGGCTCGATCGCGTAGGTCGCCGCCTGGGCGGTACCGGTGACGAATGCCGACACGGCGGCCAGGGCAAGCAGGGACTTCTTCATGGAGACTCCTTGGGGGTCGTGGGGGTGAAAAGGGGTGGATTCGGGGGGTGCGGCTCAGAGTGCGGCCATGCCGCTGATCTGCAGCTTGAACTTCACCTGGACGTCGTTGGCGACCATCGAGGTGTCGGCCCAGTCGCCGTCGCCGATCTTGAAGTCGAGGCGCTTGATCGCGAAGCTGCCGGTCGCGGTGGTCGCGCCGCCGGCCTGGGCCAGCGCCACCGGCACGGTCACGTCCTTGACGGCGCCCTTGATGCTCAGCTTGCCGGCCACTTCATATTTGCCGCCGCCCAAGGCCTTGATCGCGCTCGACTGAAAGGTCGCCTGCGGGAACTTCGGCACGTTGAACCAGGTGGCCTTGGGCAGCTCGGCATCGGATTCGGGCACGCCCAGGGTGGCGCTGCCGAGGTCGATGCTGAAGCTCACCTTGCCGCCTTCGGGCTTCTTCGGATCGAACGCCAGCTGGGCGTCGAACTTGCGGAACTTGCCTTCGACCGGCACGCCCATCTGCTTGCTGACGAAGCCGATCTCGCTCTTGGCGGCATCGACTTTCTGCTGCGCGCAGGCGGCGCCGCTGGCCAGGAAGGTGAACGCGGCCACGGCGGCGGTGAAGGTCAGTGAGGTGTTCATGGTTCGGGTCTCGGTGAAAAGGGTGCGTCGTGCGTGTGGCTCAGGCCGGGCCGATGCCCATGCGGCCGAGCAGGCGGTCGCGGTCGATCCACTGGTGCTTGAGTGCGGCGCCGATGTGCATCAGCACCAGCGCGCCCAGCCCGAAGGCGGCCAGCTTGTGCAGCGGCTTGATCAGCTCGGCCAGTTCCTTGTCGACGCCGATGAAGTCGGGCAGCGGCAGCACGCCGAACCAGACGATCGGGAAGCCGGCCGCCGAGCTGTAGGCCCAGCCCGTCAGCGGGATGGCGAAGAACAGCAGGTACATCAGGTGGTGCGTGCCGTGATGGGCGATGCGCTGCCAGCGCGGCATGGCGGCCTCGACCTCGGCCGGCAGGGCCGGCGGGCGGTGCGTCAGGCGCCACAGCAGGCGCAGCGCCGACAGCGCCAGGATCACGACGCCGGCCCACTTGTGCCAGTTGTAGAGCTTGAGCCGCTGCGGCGAGAACGGCAGGTCGGTCATGTAGACCCCGACCGCGAACGAGCCGATGATCGCCAGCCCCAGCAGCCAGTGCAGGGCGATCGCCACGCTGCCGTAGCGTCGGGCGGGGGTCGGAGTGGAGGTGGTGTTCATCGATGCAAGCGGGGCTTGGGATGAACGGGAGCTTAGGTGTCGACCCCGCTGCGGCGGTTCACCGACCTTGACGCATCCATTTGAAAACTCTGAATGTTGATCCGCGGCAAACACCGCGGACCGGATGCGTGGCAGCGCCACGGATCAGCGCCGGGCGGCCTTCCAGCGTTCGATCTCGGGGCCGATCGCGTCCAGGCTCGAGATCAGCAGCACGCCGTCGACCGCCCGCCGGTGCAGCGCCGCCAGCGGGCTGCCGGCCCAGATCTCGACTTCTGCGGGCAGCCGCGAGCGCAGTTCCGCCAGGCTGTCGGCAGCCTGGTTCGGGTTGCTGGCGGCGCTGAAGCTGAGTGCGACGATGTCGGTCGCGTGGGCCTGGCTGGCCAGCATCAGGTCATGCAGCGGCGTCTGCCGGCCCAGGTTCATGGTGGTGCAGCCGTGCACCAGGAACAGCGCGTCGGCCATCAGCAGGCCCAGGCCGTGGGCCTCGAACGGAAACGTCGTCAGCACCACCCGCGGCCGCGACGCCGCGCTGGCTTCGGGTGACGCCGACATGGCGGTGCGCAGCACGGTCTCGAGGGTTTCGCTGCACAGGTGCTCCTCGAACACCTCCAGCTGCCCGCGCGCCCAGGCCTGGCCGACCTCGGCCACCAGCGGCATCGCCAGATCGATGACGAACCGCTCCAGCCCGACCCGCAGAAGCGCCTGGCTCAGGGCCCGACGCAGTGCGCCGAGGTCGTGCGCGCGCAGCAGGCGCAACAGGCGCTGGACCTCGGTGTCGTCGTGCGCGTCGGTGCTGGCGCGGGCGGCCGGGCTGCCGCCGACGGGGCTGCCATCGCCCAGCCGCTGCAGCTCGTCGAGGCTCAGGTTGACGATGCGGCCCGGGCGATGGCCGGCGTCGAGCATGCGCTTGACGTGGCGCAGCCGCTCGACCTGATCGGGCGGATACAGGCGCTCGCCGTTGGCGTCGCGGCTGGGCTGCGGGAAGCCGTAGCGGCGCTCCCACACCCGCAGGGTGTCCTTGCCGATGCGGGTGTCGCGCTCGACCGCGGCGATCGTCAGCGACAGCGGCGAGGCCGGCGCTTCGGTGGGTGATTCGATGCTCATGCGCAGGCCCGGCCAGCTGCGCCAACGCGCATCGGCGAGAGGGTGGGGGTGATGATCAAGCCTCGACTCGGCATGGATATGTCTTGGACAACTGGTTGAATAATTGGATTCAAGCTTCTAATATAGCCACGAGTTCAGTTATTGACCAGGACAAAGCATGGACAACCCCTTCCGTCGTCGAGCCCTTCTGGGCCTTGCGGCCTGGCCGCTGGTGCTGGCATCGGGCCAGGCGTCGGGTGCGTCGACGGCCTGTCCGGCGCTGCTTGACCGATCGATCCCCCGGCTTCAGGACGAGCAGGCGCAAGCACTCTGCCAGTACAGCGGCAAGGTGCTGTTGATCGTGAACACCGCCAGCGCCTGCGGCTACACCTCGCAATACGAGGGGCTGCAGAAGCTGCATGAACAGTACCGCGAGCGCGGCCTGGTGGTGATGGGTTTTCCGTCCAACGACTTCGCCGGCCAGGAGTCGGGCGACAACCGGCAGATCGCCGAGTTCTGCGAGAACCAGTTCGCCGTGCGCTTCCCGATGTTCGTCAAGGGCGCCGTGCGGGGCCCGCAGGCGCAGCCGCTGTATGCCGACCTGAAGCGGCTGAGCGGCCAGGCGCCGGGCTGGAATTTCCACAAGTACCTGGTCGGCCGCGACGGCCGGTCGGTGCGCAGTTACGCCAGTGCCGTCGGCCCGGACGATCGTCGTCTCAGGCTGGACATCGAAACCTTCTTGAATGCCCGTTGAGCGATGCAAATTTTCACAAACCCGCCCGCACATGGGCATGAACCGGCGGAACTTTCAACCGGTGCGACTGTCGTAGTCAGCACGCGTGCTGGCTCGGAGGAGCGCCCGGCGCGTGATCAGGGTTCGTCCCGCCCCCAGTTTCAATCGTGCAGCCGACCGGCTCGAACGGTCGCCCTCCCGAAGCGCATTTCCTCCTCCTCCCTCCCTCCCTCGTTCGCTTCGGGACGCTGCACGGTTGCCTTCCTGCCGCCCGCTGCACCCGCCACTCCGGTGCAGCGGGTTTTTCTTGGCGGGGCCTGAACCATGCGACGCATTGCTGTCATCGGTTCGGGCATTGCCGGCCTGTCCACCGCCTGGCACCTGAGCGAGCCGGGCGCCGGCTGCCGGGTCACGCTGTTCGAGGCCAACGACTACGTCGGCGGCCACACCCACACGGTCGACGTCAGCCTGCCCGATGGGCACGGCGAGCGTGTCACGCACGGGGTCGACACCGGTTTCCTGGTCTTCAACCGCCGCACCTACCCGGAGTTGCTGAAGCTGTTCGCCGCGCTCGACGTCGAGGTGGCGGCCTCCGAGATGTCGTTTTCGGTGCAGGCCGAATCCGGTGGCCTGGAGTGGAGCGGCTGCAGCCTCGACACCGTGTTCGCCCAGCGCCGCAACCTGCTGCGCCCGCGTTTTCTCGGCATGCTGGCCGAGGTGCTGCGCTTCAACCGCCTGTGCACCGCGCTGGCCGAGGCCGGTGACGATACCGCGCTGGCGCAGGGCATCGGCGATTTCCTCGACGAGCACCGCTTCGGCCAGGCGTTCCGGCGCTGGTACTTCCTGCCGATGATCGGCTGCATCTGGTCGTGCCCGACCGAGCAGATGCTGGCCTTCCCGGTCGCCACGCTGATCCGCTTCTGCCACAACCACGGCCTGCTGCAGGTGACCGATCGGCCGCAGTGGTACACGGTGGTCGGCGGCGCGCGCAACTACGTGCAGCGCATGCTGCCGCGCATCGCCGACCTGCGGCTGGCGACGCCGGTGATCGGCGTGCGGCGCACCGGCCTGGGCGCGGGCGTGCAGGTGTTCAGCGCCACGGGTGCCGAGCATTTCGACGAGGTGGTGTTCGCCTGCCACAGCGACCAGACCCTGCGCATCCTCGGCGCCGAGGCCAGCCAGGCCGAACGCGCCGTGCTGGGCGCGATCAGCTACCAGCGCAACCGCGCCGTGCTGCACACCGACGCCAGCCTGCTGCCGCAGCGCCGCAAGGCCTGGGCGGCCTGGAACTACGAACACGCACCCGACGTCGACACCGAAAGCTCGGGCGTGTGCCTGCATTACCTGCTCAACCGCCTGCAGCCGCTGCCGTTCGCGCAGCCGGTGGTGGTGTCGCTGAACCCGGTGCGCGAGCCACGGGCCGACCAGGTGCTGGCGAGCTTCGACTATGCGCACCCGGTGTTCGACCTCGGCGCGATCGCCGCGCAGCGCCGGGTCGGCGAACTGCAGGGCCGCCAGCACAGCTGGTTCTGCGGCGCCTGGACCGGCTACGGCTTCCACGAGGACGGCCTGAAATCCGGCCTCGCGGTGGTGGCCGGCCTGCGCGAGCGCTGGGCCGGCTCGACCGACAGGCTGGCCGCATGAGCCCGCCGGGCCGCCCCCAGGGCGAATACCGGCGTGCGCCGCACGAAGGCGCCCCCGTGAACGCCGCCGCGCTGATCGGTCGCGGCACGGTACGCCACACGCGGCTGCGGCCGGTGCTGCACGCCTTTGCCTACCCGACCTGGTTCCTGATGCTGCCGATGCGCAGCCTGCGCCGCCAGCCCCTGGCCGCACTGCCGCGCAACCGCGCCGGCGTGGTCAGCTTTCACGACGCCGACCACGGCGCGGGCGGCGCCGACGCGCTGGCCTGGTTCGAGGACCTGCTGCGCCAGGAAGGCGTCGACGGCGTCGACGGTGAGGTCTGGCTGCAGACCTATCCGCGCGTGCTCGGGTATGCCTTCAAGCCGGTCAGCTTCTGGTACGGCCACGCCGCCGACGGCCGGCTGAAGGCGGTGCTGGCCGAGGTCAACAACACCTTCGGCGAGCGCCACTGCTATCTGCTGCACGGCGAGCACCTCGCATTCGGCCGCGAGCTGCTGGCCGACAAGGTGTTCCACGTCTCGCCGTTCTGCGCGGTGCAGGGCGCCTACCGCTTCCGCTTCATGCAGGTGCCGGCACAGGGCGGCCAGCCGCCACGCCTGATCGCCCGCGTCGACCACGAGGACGCCGACGGCCCGCTGCTGCAGACCAGCGTTAGCGGCCAGCTCACGCCGCTGACCCGGGCCGCGCTGTGGCGCGCCTGGGCGGCGATGCCGCTGCTGACGCTGGGCGTGATGGCGCGCATCCACTGGCAGGCGCTGCGGCTGTGGCTCAAGCGCGTGCCTTTCCTGCACAAGCCGACACCGCCGAGCGCGCTGGTCAGCCGCTGAGCGCGGCGCCGTTCCGCTTTCCGTCACGCACGGCCATCCCGCCATTTCCCCACGCAGCCCCGGACCCTGAGCCATGCCCGACACCGCCACGACCCACCGGCCCCTGTTCTGCCCCGGCGCCCGCGTTGCCGCGCCGGCCGATCTTCAATCCGTGCTCAGCCGTGCGCCAGCCGCGGCGCGTGCCGTCTTCAAGCTGCTCGGCCGGCTCGAACACGGCACGCTCGAGCTGCAACTGCCCGACGGCAGCCACACCCGCATGGGCAGCGGCGCGGCGCCGCGTGCGGCCATCCGCATCGACGACTGGGCGGTCTGCGCGGCCACGCTCAAGTCGGGCGACATCGGTTTTGCCGAGAGCTACATCGCCGGCCACTGGGGCACGCCCGACCTGGCCGCGCTGCTGCGCCTGTTCATCGCCAACCGCGAGCGCATCGAATCGGTGATCTACGGCAAGCGCTGGGGTGGCCTGCTCTACCGCCTGCGCCACCTGTTCAACCGCAACAGCCGCGCCGGCAGTCGCCGCAACATCCACGCCCATTACGACCTCGGCAACGCCTTCTACCGCCGCTGGCTCGACGAGACGATGAACTACTCGAGCGCCTGGTTCGACGGCCGGCTCGACCAGCCGCTCGCGCAGGCCCAGCGCGCCAAGGTGCGCCGCGCCATCGACGAGGTCGGCGTGAGGCCCGGCCAGCGCGTGCTCGAGATCGGCTGCGGCTGGGGCGCGGTGGCCGAGTCGGTGGCGCGTGAACGCGGCGCGCACCTGACCGGCGTGACGCTGTCGACCGAGCAGCTCGACTACGCCCGCCAGCGCCTGGCCGACGCCGGCCTGGCCGAGCGTGCCGACCTGCGCCTGCAGGATTACCGCGACATCGCCGACGCGCCGTTCGATGCCGTGATCTCGATCGAGATGTTCGAGGCGGTCGGCCGCAGCTACTGGCCGTCGTATTTCGAGACCGTCAAGCGCTGCCTCAAGCCGGGCGGCCGTGCCTGCATCCAGAGCATCACGATCCGCGACGACCTGTTCGAGCGCTACGTGCGTTCGACCGACTTCATCCAGCAGTACATCTTCCCCGGCGGCCTGCTGCCCAGCATCAGCGAGTTCACGCGCGCCGCCGAGCGCGCCGGCCTGGTGGTCGAGCGCCAGCTCGCCTTCGGCCCCGACTACGCCGAGACGCTGCGGCGCTGGCGCGCGGCCTTCCTGGCGCAGGAGCGCGAGGTCATCGGGCTCGGCTTCGACACCCGCTTCATGCGCACCTGGGAGTTCTACCTGGCCTATTGCGAGGCCGCGTTCGACACCGGCAACACCGACGTCGTGCAGTTCACGCTGCGCCGGCCCTGAAATGAAACAGCCCTCACGCTCACTTCGTTCGCTGCCCCCCTCGGGGGCGCGTCAGTCCCTTGGGGCGGCCCGGCGGTACTGACATGAAACCCGCCTCACTCGCACGTCGTCGGTGCTTGGCTGACCTGGGTGCCGCTTGTGTCGTGTTGGCTGCCGCGCCTTCGCTGGCATGGGCCCAATCCGTCGACCCGGCCACCGCAGCGCCGGCCGAGGTGGCGAGCACGCTGACGGGCGCGCGGTTGCAGGGCCAGCTGCGTTTTCGCTGGTTCGGCCTGCACATTTACGACGCCCGGCTCTGGTCGCGGGAACGGGTGGCATCGGACGACTACGCCGGCCGCGAGTTCGCGCTCGAGCTGCAGTACGCCCGCAGCCTGGCCGGCAGCGCCATCGCCGAGCGTTCGATCGACGAGATGCGCAAGCTCGATGCCGTGAACGAGGCGCAGGCCACCGCCTGGCTGGCGGCGATGCGGGCGGCGTTTCCCGACGTCCAGGCCGGCGAGCGCATCACCGGCCGGCACCGGCCTGGGCAGGGCGCGAGCTTCTATTTCAATGGTCGCGCCACCCGCGAGATCGCCGACAGCGAATTCGCCCGGCTGTTCTTCGGCATCTGGCTGTCGCCGCGCAGCGGCTCGGCCAGCCAGCGCGCCGCCTTGCTCGGGCAGCCGGCGTGAACGCGGCGCAGCAGGCGGTGCCGTGGCGCGCCGGCCTCGGCTACGGCGCGCTCGGCCTGCCGCTGGCCTTCGTGGCGCTGCCGCTGTATGTGCTGCTGCCGCTGCACTATGCCGATCGCTACGGCGTGTCGCTCGCTGCGCTGGGCCTGCTGCTGCTGGCGGCGCGGGCCTTCGATGCGGGGGTCGATCCGCTGCTCGGGCGCTGGGCCGATCGGCTGCTGGCGGCCGGGCCGCGCGCCGCCTGGGCGGTGATCGGCGGCGCGGCCGGGGTGCTGGCGCTGGGTTTCGTCGCGCTGTTCTTTCCGCTGGTGCGGGGCGAGTCGGCGCTGCTGGTGTGGTGCGGCGTCGGGCTGCTGGTGACCTATCTCGCCTACAGCACCGCCAGCATCGTGCACCAGGCCTGGGGCGCGCGGCTGGGCGGCGGCGACGCGGTGCAGGCGCGCTGGGTGTCGTGGCGTGAAGGCGCGGCGCTGGCCGGCGTGATAGTGGCGAGCGTGCTGCCGTCGCTCGCCGGGCTGGGCTGGACGGCCGCCACGCTGGCGGTGCTGCTGCTGATCGCGTGGGCGATGCTGGGCCGCGTGCAGCGCGTCAGCGTCCCACGGCACGAGACGGCGCCGACTCCGCACGCGCCGATCTGGGCGCCATGGTCGCAGCCCGCCTTTCGCCGCCTGATCGGCGTCTACCTGCTCAACGGCGTCGCCAGCGCGGTGCCGGCCACGCTGGTGCTGTTCTTCGTGCGCGACCGGCTGCAGGCGCCGGCCTGGGAGGGCGCTTTCCTGGCCGCCTACTTCGCCGCCGGCGCCTTGTCGCTGCCGGTCTGGGTGCGCGTGATCTCGGCCTGGGGGCTGATCCGCAGCTGGGCCGCCGGCATGGTGCTGGCGGTGCTGACGTTTGCCGGCGCCTGGAGCCTGGGCGCGGGCGATGTCGCCGGCTTCATGCTGGTCTGCCTGGCCAGCGGGCTGGCGCTCGGTGCAGACCTGGCCGTGCCCGGCGCGCTGCTGGCCGGCGTGGTGCGGCGCAGCGGCTCGGGCGGCATCGCCGAGGGCGCGTATTTCGGCTGGTGGAACGGCGCGACCAAGTTGAACCTGGCGCTGTCGGCCGGCCTGGTCCTGCCCGCGCTCGAATGGGCCGGTTATCGCCCCGGCAGCACCGACGGCGAGGGCCTGCTGGCCCTGAGCCTGGCCTACGCCGTGCTGCCCTGTGTGCTCAAGCTGCTCGCCGGCCTGGTGTTGTGGCGATCTGCGCCGGCCATTTCCGCCGGCTCGTCAACGAAGGAAACCTGACCATGAATCCGCTGCGCTCGATCCGACGCCTGGGCCTGCTGTTCGCGCTGTGCACGCCGCTGTGGCTGGCCGGCTGTGCCTCGCCGCAACCGCAGGACTACGCCGATCAGACCCCCAAGCTCGACCTGCGCGAGTACTTCAACGGCGACCTGACCGCGCACGGCCTGTTCACCGACCGCTCGGGCGCCGTCAAGCGCCGCTTCACGGTCAAGATGAAAGGCACGTGGCAGGGCGACCAGGGCGTGCTCGAAGAAGACTTTCTCTACAGCGACGGCCAGACCGAGCGGCGCGTCTGGCGCCTCACGCGCGGCGCCGACGGCCGCTACACCGGCCAGGCCGACGACGTGATCGGCACCGCACAGGGCCAGGCCGCCGGCAACGCGCTGCGCTGGCAGTACACGCTGCGGCTGAAGGTCGACGACAGCACCTACGATGTGAAATTCGACGACTGGATGTTCCTGATGGACCGCCAGGTGATGCTCAACCGGGCGGCGATGAGCAAGTTCGGTTTCCACCTCGGCGACGTCACCCTGTCGTTCCACAAACCCTGAACCGATCCGATGTCCCTCAATCCCAAGCTCACCGACTGGCATGGCAAGGTGGTCTGGCTGGTGGGCGCGTCCAG
This portion of the Leptothrix cholodnii SP-6 genome encodes:
- a CDS encoding YceI family protein, which produces MNTSLTFTAAVAAFTFLASGAACAQQKVDAAKSEIGFVSKQMGVPVEGKFRKFDAQLAFDPKKPEGGKVSFSIDLGSATLGVPESDAELPKATWFNVPKFPQATFQSSAIKALGGGKYEVAGKLSIKGAVKDVTVPVALAQAGGATTATGSFAIKRLDFKIGDGDWADTSMVANDVQVKFKLQISGMAAL
- a CDS encoding cytochrome b, which codes for MNTTSTPTPARRYGSVAIALHWLLGLAIIGSFAVGVYMTDLPFSPQRLKLYNWHKWAGVVILALSALRLLWRLTHRPPALPAEVEAAMPRWQRIAHHGTHHLMYLLFFAIPLTGWAYSSAAGFPIVWFGVLPLPDFIGVDKELAELIKPLHKLAAFGLGALVLMHIGAALKHQWIDRDRLLGRMGIGPA
- a CDS encoding SAM-dependent methyltransferase, which codes for MPDTATTHRPLFCPGARVAAPADLQSVLSRAPAAARAVFKLLGRLEHGTLELQLPDGSHTRMGSGAAPRAAIRIDDWAVCAATLKSGDIGFAESYIAGHWGTPDLAALLRLFIANRERIESVIYGKRWGGLLYRLRHLFNRNSRAGSRRNIHAHYDLGNAFYRRWLDETMNYSSAWFDGRLDQPLAQAQRAKVRRAIDEVGVRPGQRVLEIGCGWGAVAESVARERGAHLTGVTLSTEQLDYARQRLADAGLAERADLRLQDYRDIADAPFDAVISIEMFEAVGRSYWPSYFETVKRCLKPGGRACIQSITIRDDLFERYVRSTDFIQQYIFPGGLLPSISEFTRAAERAGLVVERQLAFGPDYAETLRRWRAAFLAQEREVIGLGFDTRFMRTWEFYLAYCEAAFDTGNTDVVQFTLRRP
- a CDS encoding DUF1365 domain-containing protein, translated to MNAAALIGRGTVRHTRLRPVLHAFAYPTWFLMLPMRSLRRQPLAALPRNRAGVVSFHDADHGAGGADALAWFEDLLRQEGVDGVDGEVWLQTYPRVLGYAFKPVSFWYGHAADGRLKAVLAEVNNTFGERHCYLLHGEHLAFGRELLADKVFHVSPFCAVQGAYRFRFMQVPAQGGQPPRLIARVDHEDADGPLLQTSVSGQLTPLTRAALWRAWAAMPLLTLGVMARIHWQALRLWLKRVPFLHKPTPPSALVSR
- a CDS encoding chalcone isomerase family protein, with product MLAAAPSLAWAQSVDPATAAPAEVASTLTGARLQGQLRFRWFGLHIYDARLWSRERVASDDYAGREFALELQYARSLAGSAIAERSIDEMRKLDAVNEAQATAWLAAMRAAFPDVQAGERITGRHRPGQGASFYFNGRATREIADSEFARLFFGIWLSPRSGSASQRAALLGQPA
- a CDS encoding NAD(P)/FAD-dependent oxidoreductase, with translation MRRIAVIGSGIAGLSTAWHLSEPGAGCRVTLFEANDYVGGHTHTVDVSLPDGHGERVTHGVDTGFLVFNRRTYPELLKLFAALDVEVAASEMSFSVQAESGGLEWSGCSLDTVFAQRRNLLRPRFLGMLAEVLRFNRLCTALAEAGDDTALAQGIGDFLDEHRFGQAFRRWYFLPMIGCIWSCPTEQMLAFPVATLIRFCHNHGLLQVTDRPQWYTVVGGARNYVQRMLPRIADLRLATPVIGVRRTGLGAGVQVFSATGAEHFDEVVFACHSDQTLRILGAEASQAERAVLGAISYQRNRAVLHTDASLLPQRRKAWAAWNYEHAPDVDTESSGVCLHYLLNRLQPLPFAQPVVVSLNPVREPRADQVLASFDYAHPVFDLGAIAAQRRVGELQGRQHSWFCGAWTGYGFHEDGLKSGLAVVAGLRERWAGSTDRLAA
- a CDS encoding MFS transporter yields the protein MNAAQQAVPWRAGLGYGALGLPLAFVALPLYVLLPLHYADRYGVSLAALGLLLLAARAFDAGVDPLLGRWADRLLAAGPRAAWAVIGGAAGVLALGFVALFFPLVRGESALLVWCGVGLLVTYLAYSTASIVHQAWGARLGGGDAVQARWVSWREGAALAGVIVASVLPSLAGLGWTAATLAVLLLIAWAMLGRVQRVSVPRHETAPTPHAPIWAPWSQPAFRRLIGVYLLNGVASAVPATLVLFFVRDRLQAPAWEGAFLAAYFAAGALSLPVWVRVISAWGLIRSWAAGMVLAVLTFAGAWSLGAGDVAGFMLVCLASGLALGADLAVPGALLAGVVRRSGSGGIAEGAYFGWWNGATKLNLALSAGLVLPALEWAGYRPGSTDGEGLLALSLAYAVLPCVLKLLAGLVLWRSAPAISAGSSTKET
- a CDS encoding glutathione peroxidase — its product is MDNPFRRRALLGLAAWPLVLASGQASGASTACPALLDRSIPRLQDEQAQALCQYSGKVLLIVNTASACGYTSQYEGLQKLHEQYRERGLVVMGFPSNDFAGQESGDNRQIAEFCENQFAVRFPMFVKGAVRGPQAQPLYADLKRLSGQAPGWNFHKYLVGRDGRSVRSYASAVGPDDRRLRLDIETFLNAR
- a CDS encoding DUF3833 domain-containing protein, whose protein sequence is MNPLRSIRRLGLLFALCTPLWLAGCASPQPQDYADQTPKLDLREYFNGDLTAHGLFTDRSGAVKRRFTVKMKGTWQGDQGVLEEDFLYSDGQTERRVWRLTRGADGRYTGQADDVIGTAQGQAAGNALRWQYTLRLKVDDSTYDVKFDDWMFLMDRQVMLNRAAMSKFGFHLGDVTLSFHKP
- a CDS encoding MerR family transcriptional regulator, producing the protein MSIESPTEAPASPLSLTIAAVERDTRIGKDTLRVWERRYGFPQPSRDANGERLYPPDQVERLRHVKRMLDAGHRPGRIVNLSLDELQRLGDGSPVGGSPAARASTDAHDDTEVQRLLRLLRAHDLGALRRALSQALLRVGLERFVIDLAMPLVAEVGQAWARGQLEVFEEHLCSETLETVLRTAMSASPEASAASRPRVVLTTFPFEAHGLGLLMADALFLVHGCTTMNLGRQTPLHDLMLASQAHATDIVALSFSAASNPNQAADSLAELRSRLPAEVEIWAGSPLAALHRRAVDGVLLISSLDAIGPEIERWKAARR